Proteins encoded together in one Chitinophaga varians window:
- the purS gene encoding phosphoribosylformylglycinamidine synthase subunit PurS, which produces MTFTAHINVMPLKELLDPQGKAVMSGLKNLGMGQVQDVRIGKHITLQIEAASKEEAHQIAESACQKLLANQVMEYFEVQIQ; this is translated from the coding sequence ATGACTTTTACTGCACATATCAATGTGATGCCACTGAAAGAATTATTGGACCCGCAAGGTAAAGCGGTGATGAGTGGTCTCAAAAACCTTGGCATGGGCCAGGTACAAGATGTACGGATTGGCAAACACATTACCCTGCAAATTGAAGCCGCCAGCAAGGAAGAAGCACATCAGATCGCTGAAAGTGCCTGCCAGAAGCTGTTGGCCAATCAGGTAATGGAATACTTCGAAGTACAGATACAATAA
- the rsmI gene encoding 16S rRNA (cytidine(1402)-2'-O)-methyltransferase, producing the protein MKLYLIPSPIGNLADITYRAVKVLEEAELVLAEDTRTSGVLLKHYQINKPVTPYHQHNEHKIVQHLLQQLQSGKTMALLTDAGTPGVSDPGFLLVRECIRAGVPVECLPGATAFVPALVNSGIPMNRFTFEGFLPLKKGRHTLFTQLATEERTFVFYESPMRLVKTLADLIQYLGPDRPCCVSRELTKMFEENKRGTLQEVHDYFLEKGVKGEIVVVVQGAG; encoded by the coding sequence ATGAAATTATACCTCATTCCATCTCCTATCGGCAATCTCGCCGATATTACCTACCGGGCTGTTAAAGTACTGGAAGAGGCGGAATTGGTGCTGGCCGAGGATACCCGAACCTCCGGCGTGCTCCTCAAACATTACCAGATCAACAAACCGGTAACTCCCTACCATCAACATAACGAACACAAAATAGTGCAGCACCTGCTGCAACAGCTGCAATCCGGCAAAACCATGGCCCTGCTCACTGATGCAGGCACGCCTGGCGTTTCTGATCCCGGGTTCCTGCTGGTCCGCGAATGTATCCGTGCCGGCGTGCCTGTGGAATGCCTGCCCGGCGCCACCGCATTTGTGCCCGCACTGGTCAACAGCGGCATCCCCATGAACCGCTTTACTTTTGAAGGCTTCCTGCCGCTCAAAAAAGGCCGCCATACACTGTTTACCCAACTGGCCACTGAAGAACGCACCTTCGTTTTTTATGAATCGCCCATGCGGCTGGTAAAAACACTGGCCGATCTGATACAGTACCTCGGTCCCGACCGCCCCTGCTGCGTTAGCCGCGAACTCACCAAAATGTTCGAGGAAAATAAACGCGGTACCCTTCAGGAAGTGCATGACTACTTCCTCGAAAAAGGCGTAAAAGGCGAGATCGTAGTCGTTGTACAAGGCGCCGGCTGA